The Oncorhynchus tshawytscha isolate Ot180627B linkage group LG20, Otsh_v2.0, whole genome shotgun sequence genome has a window encoding:
- the LOC112220357 gene encoding protein Niban 2-like, which yields MGDVISTHLDEGKREMITARTRQVTGEFGHVYEQQYAVALFNSVRFEIEGGGAPQSQLLHRKNPLEDRSIFSGGLFQYLEENKRWRNRFVFVADTYNISFYENKMAHERSLRPKGTINCAGYKALTSMEEYLELINTSLPGIKAKVGSGQFVKCATQFPLILWHPYARHHYFCVLTEKEQKKWHAVLQDCVRHSNNGLSEECRVQTPAFTDAMRLHRQAQGHYGTWDMMCGGPPQILANLVMETLHPELRSLIGPRLKGKIQQRQRNWMLISAAVYKQVLSQTQAQYEALVQACEVQTSRLDTVLRTDMDQIITSKEHVSGKIRALVLPRAGQLLRGSVQPFLSSILEALMEPTSRGFSEVRDVFFRELVEVSKNTLNGGGKDKLAEHMEKISMLAFHPVKMQSCYEKVEQLNLEGLQQRFDVSSPSVFIQRAQILMREQMDNAVYTFEHLLHQSLEGKVQGGEDLCKTIHCCQDRVLKKYDYDSSTVRKKFFKEALLQIIIPYMLKQLSPSFHLDLPRFQELIFEDFSQFILVENVFEEVVLQSVTKDIMMAVKEAAVQKKHNLYRDSMILTNSDPNLHLLGENPSVDWATQFRGGNEEPEGALGGGGQSSRRRRQVVSMIQLDEMGPLPYESCLEVPGVDFIPEEGEIEEVEVKAQEPKEQKTPTEPDSPDSVQEICYHSKPAVEMMVSASEEDLAVLTNGTGTLTLEDGKEEEVTLITTVVEEMHRKSPQWMSAPQEVNEQLVETGSPYQEAGLQEKGEAAIEGKGEEDEAAIKNAIQEIEIAVQEEDGERITECAVDSDAELAPPLVDSRSSGHDDGGFQPPTNEALNEGKAQRTLVDPGEVVVVLEPGDTALHNE from the exons CTCGTACCAGGCAGGTGACGGGGGAGTTTGGCCATGTGTACGAGCAGCAGTATGCAGTGGCCCTCTTCAACAGTGTCCGCTTTGAGATCGAGGGGGGAGGAGCGCCCCAGTCACAACTCCTGCACCGCAAG AACCCTCTGGAGGACCGCTCCATCTTCTCTGGGGGTCTGTTCCAGTACCTGGAGGAAAACAAGAGATGGAGGAACCGCTTTGTCTTCGTGGCCGACACCTACAACATCAGCTTCTATGAAAACAAAATG GCTCACGAGAGGAGCTTGCGCCCTAAAGGAACCATCAACTGTGCTGGATACAAAGCTCTAACTTCCATGGAGGAGTATCTTGAACTGATCAACACCAGCCTGCCAG GTATAAAGGCCAAGGTGGGCAGTGGTCAGTTTGTGAAGTGTGCCACCCAATTCCCCCTGATCCTGTGGCACCCGTACGCCCGCCACCACTACTTCTGTGTGCTGACAGAGAAGGAGCAGAAGAAGTGGCACGCTGTGCTTCAGGACTGTGTCAGACACAGCAACAATG GTCTGTCAGAGGAGTGCAGGGTGCAGACCCCGGCTTTCACAGATGCGATGCGACTCCACAGGCAAGCTCAGGGACACTACGGCACCTGGGACATGATGTGTGGAGGGCCACCACAG atcctaGCCAACCTAGTGATGGAGACCCTCCATCCAGAGTTGAGGAGTCTGATTGGTCCTCGTCTAAAGGGGAAGATTCAACAGCGACAGAGGAACTGGATGCTG aTCTCTGCGGCGGTGTATAAGCAGGTGTTGTCTCAGACCCAGGCTCAGTATGAGGCTTTAGTCCAGGCCTGTGAGGTTCAGACATCCCGTCTAGACACAGTGTTACGCACAGATATGGACCAGATAATCACCTCCAAGGAACACGTCAGCGGCAAGATCCGCG CTCTGGTGTTGCCCAGGGCAGGGCAGCTCCTGCGGGGCAGCGTCCAGCCCTTCCTCAGCTCCATCCTGGAGGCCCTGATGGAGCCCACCAGCCGAGGCTTTTCCGAGGTCCGAGACGTCTTCTTCAGAGAGCTGGTGGAGGTCAGCAAGAACACGCTCAACGGAGGGGGCAAGGACAAACTGGCGGAG caCATGGAGAAGATCTCTATGCTGGCGTTCCACCCGGTGAAGATGCAGAGCTGCTATGAGAAGGTGGAGCAGCTGAATCTGGAGGGACTGCAGCAGAGGTTTGATGTGTCAAGCCCCTCCGTGTTCATCCAAAGGGCTCAAATCCTCATGAGAGAG CAAATGGATAATGCTGTGTACACGTTTGAGCATCTGCTCCACCAGAGTCTGGAGGGAAAGGTCCAGGGAGGAGAGGACCTGTGTAAGACCATCCACTGCTGTCAAGACAGAGTTCTTAAG aAATATGACTATGACAGTAGCACGGTGCGTAAGAAGTTCTTCAAAGAGGCCCTGCTACAGATCATCATCCCCTACATGCTGAAgcagctctctccctccttccatctg GACCTCCCTCGCTTCCAGGAGTTGATCTTTGAGGACTTCTCCCAGTTCATCCTGGTGGAGAACGTGTTTGAGGAGGTGGTGCTGCAGTCTGTCACCAAGGACATCATGATGG CTGTGAAAGAGGCGGCAGTCCAGAAGAAACACAACCTGTATAGAGACAGCATGATCCTAACCAACAGCGACCCCAACCTCCACCTGCTGGGGGAGAACCCCTCGGTGGACTGGGCCACCCAGTTCAGGGGTGGGAATGAGGAGCCTGAGGGGGCCCTGGGAGGAGGCGGTCAGTCCAGCAGGAGGCGTAGGCAAGTGGTCTCCATGATCCAGCTGGATGAGATGGGTCCACTGCCCTACGAGTCATGCCTGGAGGTGCCGGGGGTGGACTTCATCCCCgaggagggagagattgaggaggTGGAGGTTAAAGCTCAGGAGCCCAAGGAGCAAAAGACCCCCACGGAACCTGATTCTCCAGACAGCGTGCAGGAGATCTGTTACCACAGCAAACCAGCGGTGGAGATGATGGTCTCGGCTTCAGAGGAGGACTTAGCTGTTCTCACCAATGGTACAGGGACGCTGACGctggaggatgggaaggaggaggaggtgacacTCATCACCACCGTGGTAGAGGAGATGCACAGGAAGTCACCACAGTGGATGAGCGCCCCACAGGAAGTGAACGAGCAGCTGGTAGAAACAGGAAGTCCATACCAGGAAGCTGGGCTTCAGGAAAAGGGGGAGGCAGCTATTGAAGGCAAAGGGGAGGAAGATGAGGCGGCCATCAAGAACGCCATACAGGAAATAGAGATAGCGGTAcaggaagaggatggagagaggataacTGAGTGTGCCGTAGACTCTGACGCAGAGCTGGCCCCGCCATTGGTCGACTCCAGATCCTCGGGGCATGATGACGGAGGCTTCCAGCCGCCTACCAATGAGGCCTTGAATGAGGGCAAAGCTCAGAGGACACTAGTCGACccaggagaggtggtggtggttttaGAGCCAGGAGACACTGCACTTCACAACGAGTGA